Proteins from one Drosophila gunungcola strain Sukarami chromosome 3R, Dgunungcola_SK_2, whole genome shotgun sequence genomic window:
- the LOC128251851 gene encoding putative odorant receptor 85d, producing MAAISKTQAVEDQEKSEPIPLTSFLKYANVFYLSIGMLAYDHKNNGKRRQLLLHWIFVAQMVNLNAVLLSELIYVFLAIASGSNFLEATMNLSFIGFVIVGDLKIWHIWRQRNKLTQVVNELEHLHPQRLDQQVTYNVKDHLSGYRRYSKFYFGMHLVLIWTYNLYWAVYYLVCDFWLGVRKFERMLPYYCWVPWNWKTGHSYNYYLMYVSQNIAGQACLSGQLAADMLMCALVTLLVMHFLRLSGHIEGHVAGVASPKRDLQFLQAVVAYNQRLLNLCQHINEIFGVSLLCNFVSSSFIICFVGFQMTIGGKIDNLVMLVLFLFCAMVQVFMIATYAQRLIDASEQIGQAVYNHDWYNANLRYRKMLVLIVKRAQQPSCLKATMFLSVSLVTVADLLQLSYKFFALLRTMYST from the exons ATGGCAGCAATAAGTAAAACTCAAGCCGTTGAGGATCAGGAAAAATCGGAGCCCATTCCGCTGACAAGCTTTCTAAAGTATGCAAATGTTTTCTATCTATCGATTGGAATGCTGGCCTACGATCACAAGAATAATGGTAAAAGAAGGCAGCTCTTGCTTCACTGGATATTCGTTGCCCAGATGGTGAACCTGAATGCAGTGCTCCTTTCGGAACTGATCTACGTATTCCTGGCGATTGCCAGTGGTAGCAACTTTCTGGAGGCCACCATGAATCTATCGTTTATTGGTTTCGTCATTGTTGGAGACCTCAAAATCTGGCACATTTGGAGGCAGAGAAACAAACTCACCCAAGTGGTCAACGAATTGGAGCATTTGCATCCGCAGCGACTGGATCAGCAGGTGACATACAACGTTAAGGATCACCTGAGTGGCTATAGACGCTATAGCAAGTTCTACTTTGGCATGCATCTGGTGCTGATCTGGACGTACAACCTCTACTGGGCTGTTTACTACCTGGTCTGCGATTTCTGGCTGGGAGTACGGAAATTTGAGAGGATGCTGCCCTATTACTGCTGGGTGCCCTGGAATTGGAAAACTGGACATAGCTACAACTACTACCTGATGTATGTCTCGCAGAATATCGCGGGACAGGCATGTCTCTCCGGTCAATTGGCGGCCGATATGTTGATGTGCGCCTTGGTCACCCTCCTGGTGATGCACTTCCTCCGCCTTTCCGGGCATATTGAGGGGCATGTGGCGGGTGTGGCATCGCCCAAGCGGGATCTGCAGTTCCTTCAGGCGGTGGTGGCCTATAACCAGCGGTTGCTCAATCTCTGCCAGCACATCAACGAGATCTTTGGGGTGTCGCTTCTCTGCAACTTCGTTTCCTCGTCCTTCATCATCTGCTTTGTGGGATTCCAGATGACCATCGGCGGCAAGATCGACAATCTGGTGATGCTCGTCCTCTTTCTCTTCTGCGCCATGGTGCAGGTTTTCATGATTGCCACATATGCCCAGCGGCTCATCGATGCG AGTGAGCAGATAGGTCAGGCTGTCTACAACCACGACTGGTACAACGCCAACTTACGCTATCGCAAAATGCTAGTCCTGATTGTTAAGAGGGCACAACAACCAAGTTGCTTAAAGGCCACCATGTTCCTGAGTGTATCACTGGTCACTGTGGCGGAT CTCCTACAACTATCCTACAAATTCTTTGCCCTGCTGCGCACAATGTACAGTACGTGA
- the LOC128266668 gene encoding uncharacterized protein LOC128266668 isoform X2: protein MLEAILTDLPAIKAPELSFEQLKMVLKRLRPLQRYSFCVEACEEGDAEKLRAGFLKLLKGYLSLEEVVALYSASVGLFLLAEDECEKPCNQRLELLNETFGYSDTLKPTMIHYATVEMLSSIRLASSDEEHCFVHLLEALPHILVASDTGKMISLGLLRALIATISGCQIILHIYRSVWEIWEMLNQISHNSIMLDWSLRRTYIFVKAFAMLIATAAFNSCNAELKQAGYRGFDLPPKPMEIAEWFKTLRDRLEEKHKELKCLEGIMLVRFMDHNILAYLTDTGNESTSEVFECLG, encoded by the exons ATGTTGGAAGCTATTCTGACCGACTTGCCAGCTATTAAAGCTCCCGAATTAAGTTTTGAACAGCTTAAGATGGTCCTGAAGCGTCTGCGTCCACTGCAGCGCTACAGTTTCTGCGTGGAAGCTTGCGAAGAAGGCGATGCGGAAAAG CTGCGCGCGGGATTCCTGAAGCTGCTGAAAGGTTACCTGAGCttggaggaggtggtggcctTGTACTCTGCATCCGTGGGTTTGTTCCTGTTGGCGGAAGACGAGTGCGAAAAACCATGTAACCAGCGATTAGAGCTACTAAACGAGACCTTCGGCTATTCGGACACACTGAAGCCCACGATGATCCACTATGCCACTGTGGAAATGCTCAGTAGTATAAGGCTGGCCAGCAGCGACGAGGAGCACTGCTTTGTCCACCTGCTGGAGGCGCTTCCCCACATTCTTGTGGCCAGCGACACCGGTAAAATGATCTCCCTCGGGCTGCTCCGCGCGCTGATAGCCACTATATCTGGTTGCCAAATCATCCTGCACATCTATCGCAGC GTGTGGGAGATCTGGGAAATGTTGAACCAAATCAGCCATAACAGCATCATGCTGGACTGGTCGCTGCGCAGGACTTACATCTTTGTGAAGGCCTTCGCCATGCTCATCGCCACCGCCGCCTTCAACTCGTGTAATGCGGAACTCAAGCAGGCAGGATACAGGGGCTTTGACCTGCCACCCAAACCAATGGAGATTGCCGAGTGGTTCAAGACGCTGCGGGATCGACTGGAGGAGAAGCACAAGGAGCTGAAGTGCTTGGAGGGAATCATG CTGGTGCGCTTTATGGACCACAATATACTGGCCTATTTGACGGATACGGGCAATGAATCTACCTCCGAG GTATTCGAATGTTTAGGTTAG
- the LOC128266670 gene encoding 28S ribosomal protein S18a, mitochondrial, with product MSSLLQLATRSLRSSMIQVRSVTTTAPRQIKEIQEKQENNVKIFEGVNVESPRAKLMLNSACQSTFCPECTLGLDIKHTDVLILSQYVRSDGCMLPRRITGLCHRQQKKLGTLVTMAQKAGLMPNLAPAWSKKDPKKRFGWRKFNKYFLESTIKY from the exons ATGTCATCCCTGTTGCAATTGGCCACCAGGTCACTCCGGAGCTCCATGATACAAGTGCGCAGCGTGACCACAACAGCTCCCAGacaaattaaagaaa TTCAGGAAAAGCAGGAAAACAATGTGAAGATCTTTGAGGGCGTTAATGTGGAATCACCGCGAGCCAAGCTAATGCTTAACTCCGCCTGCCAGAGCACCTTCTGTCCAGAGTGCACTTTGGGCCTGGACATCAAGCACACGGATGTCTTAATCCTGTCGCAGTATGTCCGATCGGATGGCTGCATGCTGCCCAGAAGGATCACCGGATTGTGCCACCGGCAGCAGAAGAAGTTGGGCACCTTGGTGACAATGGCCCAGAAGGCGGGACTGATGCCCAACTTGGCACCCGCGTGGAGCAAAAAGGATCCCAAGAAGCGCTTTGGCTGGCGCAAATTCAACAAGTACTTCCTGGAGTCTACAATTAAATACTAG
- the LOC128266671 gene encoding protein KRTCAP2 homolog — translation MSASLSSKSTLVSSIISGLLSLVLFATLRFCADWFNDSQLKVLMGGYLFSWLFILSLTCVSNTEMIIFGQDFQAKLLPEILFCLSLTVAASGIVHRVCATTSVLFSLVGLYFLNRISTKYYSVQVPTVDAPAARKGGKKFK, via the exons ATGT CCGCCTCGCTGAGCAGCAAAAGCACCCTGGTGTCCTCCATCATCTCGGGCCTTCTCAGCCTGGTCCTATTCGCCACACTGCGTTTCTGCGCCGACTGGTTCAACGATTCGCAGCTGAAGGTCTTAATGGGCGGGTACCTCTTCTCCTGGCTGTTCATCCTGAGCCTCACGTGCGTCTCCAACACGGAGATGATAATCTTCGGCCAGGACTTCCAGGCCAAGCTGCTGCCCGAGATCCTCTTCTGCCTCTCACTCACGGTGGCCGCCTCGGGAATCGTGCATCGCGTTTGCGCCACCACCAGCGTCCTCTTTTCCTTGGTGGGCCTCTACTTCCTGAACAGGATCTCCACCAAGTATTACTCCGTGCAAGTGCCAACCGTGGATGCCCCTGCGGCGAGGAAGGGCGGCAAGAAGTTTAAATGA
- the LOC128266668 gene encoding uncharacterized protein LOC128266668 isoform X1, whose amino-acid sequence MLEAILTDLPAIKAPELSFEQLKMVLKRLRPLQRYSFCVEACEEGDAEKLRAGFLKLLKGYLSLEEVVALYSASVGLFLLAEDECEKPCNQRLELLNETFGYSDTLKPTMIHYATVEMLSSIRLASSDEEHCFVHLLEALPHILVASDTGKMISLGLLRALIATISGCQIILHIYRSVWEIWEMLNQISHNSIMLDWSLRRTYIFVKAFAMLIATAAFNSCNAELKQAGYRGFDLPPKPMEIAEWFKTLRDRLEEKHKELKCLEGIMLVRFMDHNILAYLTDTGNESTSEVGNEAASEAANYKL is encoded by the exons ATGTTGGAAGCTATTCTGACCGACTTGCCAGCTATTAAAGCTCCCGAATTAAGTTTTGAACAGCTTAAGATGGTCCTGAAGCGTCTGCGTCCACTGCAGCGCTACAGTTTCTGCGTGGAAGCTTGCGAAGAAGGCGATGCGGAAAAG CTGCGCGCGGGATTCCTGAAGCTGCTGAAAGGTTACCTGAGCttggaggaggtggtggcctTGTACTCTGCATCCGTGGGTTTGTTCCTGTTGGCGGAAGACGAGTGCGAAAAACCATGTAACCAGCGATTAGAGCTACTAAACGAGACCTTCGGCTATTCGGACACACTGAAGCCCACGATGATCCACTATGCCACTGTGGAAATGCTCAGTAGTATAAGGCTGGCCAGCAGCGACGAGGAGCACTGCTTTGTCCACCTGCTGGAGGCGCTTCCCCACATTCTTGTGGCCAGCGACACCGGTAAAATGATCTCCCTCGGGCTGCTCCGCGCGCTGATAGCCACTATATCTGGTTGCCAAATCATCCTGCACATCTATCGCAGC GTGTGGGAGATCTGGGAAATGTTGAACCAAATCAGCCATAACAGCATCATGCTGGACTGGTCGCTGCGCAGGACTTACATCTTTGTGAAGGCCTTCGCCATGCTCATCGCCACCGCCGCCTTCAACTCGTGTAATGCGGAACTCAAGCAGGCAGGATACAGGGGCTTTGACCTGCCACCCAAACCAATGGAGATTGCCGAGTGGTTCAAGACGCTGCGGGATCGACTGGAGGAGAAGCACAAGGAGCTGAAGTGCTTGGAGGGAATCATG CTGGTGCGCTTTATGGACCACAATATACTGGCCTATTTGACGGATACGGGCAATGAATCTACCTCCGAGGTGGGAAACGAGGCAGCCTCAGAGGCGGCAAACTATAAACTTTAA
- the LOC128266665 gene encoding pachytene checkpoint protein 2 homolog, which produces MSFLSNSGTVHVEVRLKWKDIRFATTRADLEKALYSYFQLAAHLPMNVAFVPELPHDQASLVGSVLLERDNGDARPLQATGTKFRFHFYDPKQAEANLGSGILDVSGSGDADGTAGVMAASHVLLPANQFVGLWENLIYEVGLKEKLLKFAMSALTFSQHRVDINVIACNRLLLLHGPPGTGKTSLCRALAQKLAIRTQGSYAYTHLVEINSHSLFSKWFSESGKLVARLFGKISELVADPKNLVCVLIDEVESLAYARSAMSSTEPKDAMRVVNAVLTQLDDIKTCPNVLILATSNLAQSIDMALLDRADIRQYIGYPDMAAIRAIYKTMLAELMSAGVVQREALEAEDAEEGLLTQLALQSVGLSGRRLRKLPLLAHAEYTSSDLFEVDQKISLSDFLDAMMMALEQHLSEQRLLKLESLKEL; this is translated from the exons ATGAGTTTTTTGAGCAATAGCGGCACGGTTCACGTGGAAGTTCGCCTCAAATGGAAAGATAT ACGCTTTGCGACAACTCGCGCCGATTTGGAAAAGGCTTTGTACTCCTACTTTCAATTGGCAGCACATCTGCCAATGAATGTGGCCTTCGTGCCCGAGTTGCCTCATGATCAGGCCTCATTGGTGGGATCCGTGCTGCTGGAGCGCGACAATGGCGATGCGCGGCCGTTGCAGGCCACTGGGACCAAATTCCGTTTTCATTTCTATGACCCAAAGCAGGCGGAGGCGAACTTGGGCTCCGGAATCCTCGATGTAAGCGGCAGTGGAGACGCAGATGGAACCGCTGGCGTCATGGCCGCCAGTCATGTCCTCCTGCCCGCCAACCAGTTTGTGGGCCTGTGGGAGAACCTCATCTACGAGGTCGGATTGAAGGAGAAG CTCCTGAAGTTTGCCATGTCGGCCCTGACTTTCTCACAGCACCGCGTGGACATCAATGTGATTGCCTGCAaccggctgctgctgctccatgGACCACCTGGAACCGGAAAGACGAGCCTCTGCCGGGCCCTGGCCCAGAAGCTGGCCATCCGCACCCAGGGAAGCTATGCGTACACCCACCTGGTGGAGATTAACAGCCACAGCCTGTTCTCGAAGTGGTTCTCGGAGAGCGGCAAGCTGGTGGCGCGCCTATTCGGAAAGATCAGTGAGCTGGTTGCGGACCCCAAAAATCTGGTTTGCGTGCTGATTGACGAAGTGGAGTCGCTGGCCTACGCCAGGAGCGCCATGTCCAGTACTGAACCCAAGGATGCCATGCGTGTGGTGAACGCTGTGCTGACCCAGTTGGACGACATCAAGACCTGTCCCAACGTGCTCATCCTGGCCACCTCCAACCTGGCGCAGAGCATTGATATGGCCTTACTGGACCGCGCCGATATCCGTCAGTACATTGGGTACCCGGACATGGCTGCCATTCGGGCCATTTACAAGACAATGCTGGCCGAGCTCATGTCGGCTGGAGTGGTGCAACGTGAGGCTTTGGAGGCGGAGGACGCCGAGGAGGGGCTGCTGACCCAATTGGCGCTGCAGAGCGTCGGGCTTAGTGGCCGCAGGCTGCGGAAGCTGCCTCTTCTGGCCCATGCCGAGTACACCAGCAGCGATCTCTTCGAGGTGGATCAGAAGATCAGCCTGTCGGACTTCCTGGACGCCATGATGATGGCCTTGGAACAGCATTTGAGCGAGCAGCGACTGCTGAAACTGGAGTCCTTGAAGGAACTCTAA